In the genome of Gemmatimonadota bacterium, the window GCGACTGCTGCGATGACGGCGATGTCTGCTGCGACACGGGCGACCGGATCGGAAACTACTATACGACTCGGTTCGAGGATGCCTGGGACGTGGTGGAGCAGGTTGTACCCGATCTGCAGAACCTGGAAGCGGACACGCTCCGGTTCGTCGAGGCGTTCTGCGGCTCGGACCTGCCGGAGGTGGTCAAGGAAGCGGCCCTGTTCAACCTGAGCACGTTGCGCAGCCAGACCTGCTTCCGCACGCCCGATGGCCGTTTCTACGGTTGGGAGGGCTGCCACGACGCGGCGGGGTGCTGCCTGGGCTCCTGCACCCACGTCTGGAACTACGAGCAGTCCACGGCCTTTCTCTTCGGCGACCTGGCGCAGACCATGCGCGAAGTGGAATTCGCCCACGCCACCGACGAAAACGGGCTGATGAGCTTCCGCGTCTGGCTGCCCCTCGCGCGGGCCCGCCATTTCAATCGTGCGGCGGCGGACGGCCAGATGGGCTGCGTCATGAAGATGTACCGCGAGTGGCAGCTCTCGGGCGACGACGAGCGGCTCAGGGCGCTGTGGCCCGATGTGAAGAATTCGCTGGCCTTCTGCTGGATACCGGGCGGATGGGACGCCGACCGCGACGGCGTCATGGAAGGCTGCCAGCACAATACCATGGACGTGGAATACTTCGGACCCAATCCCCAGATGGAGTTCTGGTACCTAGGCGCGTTGCGCGCCGCGGATGAGATGGCCCGCTACCTGGGGGACGACGACTTCGCCGGTGAATGCCGGGACCTGTACGAGCGCGGCAGCAAGTGGACCGACGCGCATCTCTTCAACGGGGACTACTACGAACACGAGATCCGGACGCCGAGGAGCGCGGATGACGTTGCAGAAGGATTGACCGTCGGCATGGGGCCGAAGGACCTGTCGAACCCGGACTACCAGCTCGGTCCGGGCTGCCTGGTGGACCAGCTCGTCGGCCAGTACATGGCCCATGTCTGCGGCCTGGGATACCTGGCAGACGCCGGCAAGGTCCGCAGGTCGCACGAGAGTATCCTGGCGTACAACAGGCTGAAAGGTTTCCAGCGCCACACCAACGTCATGCGGTCCTACGTCCTCGGCGACGAGTCGGCGCTGCTCATGGCGTCCTACCCGAAGGACCGCCCCGACAATCCCTTCTCTTACTTCACCGAGGTCATGACCGGATTCGAGTACACCGCGGCCATCGGCATGATCTACGAGGGCATGGTCGATGAAGGCCTGGCCTGCATCCAGGATATCCGCAACCGTTACGACGGCCGGCGGCGCAATCCCTTCGACGAGGCCGAGTGCGGACATCACTACGCCCGGGCCATGGCCGCCTGGGCCGCCCACCTCGCCCTGACCGGCTTCCACTACTCGGCGGTCACGAAAACAATGGCCTTGACCGACCAGCCGGGCCGGTATTTCTGGTCGACCGGGTACGCGTGGGGGATGTGCGTGGTGTCGCGTAACGGTGAAGGACTAACGGCCGAACTGAGCGTCCTGCACGGAACACTCAAGCTGTCGCGGCTGCGACTGGGGGATTCGGGCGAGGCGGCACTTGATCCGATGCTTGAATTGGCGGCGGGGGAAGAGCAGACCGTCCAGGTCCTGGGTTAGCGGCCGGACCACCACGCTACCGAACTGGCGCCCGGGCAGCCAACCTTTTCGGGCGCCTCCCCTTCCGCGAAGCCGCCCGCTACGGCTCCACCACCATGAAATTGACGGATTTGGAGACGGCAGCATCTCCGTGGCGGTCCGTCAGCGTCACAGTGAGCACGTACTCCCCGGCTTCGAGGTCCGTGGTGTCCAGAGCCGTGAATTCCGCTTCCTCTTCCGCCTGCCCTGCTCCTTCGAAGAACGACATGACGGTCTGCATGTCTCCGGGACTTCTCGCCCTCCTGTTTCGTAGGGCGGGCATGCCCTTCGGCGTGATCTCGTATAGCGTCTCGTAGGAAGTCCGTCCGCCTTCGTCCATCTTCAGGTTGTACACCTCGTAGTACACGTACACAAGGTGTCCTCGCGGGTACAGCCGCCCCGGATTGGGCACGACGTCCAGTCCTCTGCGCACGAAGGGACCGGGATTCGCC includes:
- a CDS encoding GH116 family glycosyl-hydrolase produces the protein MTWPVLHHYDQNHLARIALPLGGIGTGTVSLGGRGDLRDWELMNRPAKGFIPGRDTRCPPSFVLYARPDGGAEVTRLLEGPLEYFEYEGASGSPTANHGLPRFARCTFDAAYPFARVHLSDDDVPVEVRLEAFNPLIPCDADRSGLPVAVLRYVLANRTDVPVSAAVCGSIPNFIGMDGTDGACSDNRNRYRAGDGYRGLFMASKGVDREAAQWGTMALATTAETVSYRTAWREAGWGTPLLDFWDEFSTGGVLTDREAGNNDRPMASLSARIDLAPGETSSVTFVLAWHFPNRYTWTPATKEDLTVGGDTETDEEVDACCEEGEGCCGDGGNSSGDSRDNGDCCDDGDVCCDTGDRIGNYYTTRFEDAWDVVEQVVPDLQNLEADTLRFVEAFCGSDLPEVVKEAALFNLSTLRSQTCFRTPDGRFYGWEGCHDAAGCCLGSCTHVWNYEQSTAFLFGDLAQTMREVEFAHATDENGLMSFRVWLPLARARHFNRAAADGQMGCVMKMYREWQLSGDDERLRALWPDVKNSLAFCWIPGGWDADRDGVMEGCQHNTMDVEYFGPNPQMEFWYLGALRAADEMARYLGDDDFAGECRDLYERGSKWTDAHLFNGDYYEHEIRTPRSADDVAEGLTVGMGPKDLSNPDYQLGPGCLVDQLVGQYMAHVCGLGYLADAGKVRRSHESILAYNRLKGFQRHTNVMRSYVLGDESALLMASYPKDRPDNPFSYFTEVMTGFEYTAAIGMIYEGMVDEGLACIQDIRNRYDGRRRNPFDEAECGHHYARAMAAWAAHLALTGFHYSAVTKTMALTDQPGRYFWSTGYAWGMCVVSRNGEGLTAELSVLHGTLKLSRLRLGDSGEAALDPMLELAAGEEQTVQVLG